Proteins found in one Candidatus Brocadiaceae bacterium genomic segment:
- a CDS encoding biopolymer transporter ExbD translates to MRVRIDEDEQVEVQMAPLIDCVFLLIIFFLVATTMKKIEKELPLELPEAAASVGRQVEDNMTVISIDRDGNLYLGSEPVGQGYLGRKLQELAQANPQHRIRIDGDRNAPLGAAVQVLDMCNFERLKNVGIKTKSPVQP, encoded by the coding sequence ATGAGGGTTAGGATCGACGAGGACGAACAGGTCGAGGTCCAGATGGCCCCGCTCATCGACTGCGTGTTCCTGCTCATTATCTTCTTTCTGGTTGCCACCACCATGAAGAAGATTGAGAAGGAACTGCCGCTGGAACTGCCCGAGGCCGCCGCCTCCGTCGGCCGCCAGGTGGAAGACAACATGACGGTCATCTCCATCGACCGCGATGGAAACCTGTACCTGGGCTCCGAGCCGGTCGGCCAGGGCTATCTGGGCCGCAAGCTCCAGGAACTGGCGCAGGCGAACCCACAGCACCGGATCCGCATCGACGGCGACCGCAACGCGCCCCTGGGCGCCGCCGTGCAGGTGCTGGACATGTGCAACTTCGAGAGGCTGAAGAATGTCGGGATCAAGACCAAAAGCCCCGTCCAGCCGTAG